The Gouania willdenowi chromosome 22, fGouWil2.1, whole genome shotgun sequence nucleotide sequence ACTAGTTGCTAAGTGGATCACTACGTGGGTTGGTTAACTAGTTGCTAAGTGGATCACTACGTGGGTTGGTTATCTAGTTGCTAAGTTAACCTTTTGGTTCCCACAGACTGTCACAATGTGTCTCAGGACAGCGGTGTGGGTCTGGACTTCACTTCCCAGAATTCCACAGCTGAGCCTCAGCAGAGTGAGTCCAGGGCGGAACCAGAGACGGGGGCGTCGTCCTTCTGTCCCATGACCCCTATGACCCCTATGACCCCCATGACCCCTATGACCGACCGCTCAGGGATCATCCCCCAGCTGCAGTGAGTCATTTCACCTCCagtggggtttgcatgttctctgtgtgtgcgtgtgttactgtgtgtgtttcaggaacATTGTGTCCACTGTGAACTTGGGCTGTCCTTTGGACCTCAAATTCATCGCTCTGCAGGCCCGCAACGCAGAATACAACCCAAAGGTAGGTGTGTATGtacacaagtgtgtgtgtgtgtgtgtgtgtttcatggtTGTGTTGTTGCAGAGGTTTGCGGCGGTCATCATGAGGATCCGTGAGCCAAGAACAACTGCACTGATCTTCAGCTCAGGGAAGATGGTCTGTACAGGAGCCAAGAGGTCAGTgactgttgctttgtgtatcaATGTGTGTCTGTCAATATGTGTGTGTTGGAGATTTGAGGAACCTTAGGAGGGCAAGGTTTGGGGAACCCTAGGAGGGCAAGGTTTGGGGAACCCTAGGAGGGCAAGGTTTGGGGAACCCTAGGAGGGCAAGGTTTGGGGAACCCTAGGAGGGCAAGGTTTGGGGAACCCTTGGAGGGCAAGGTTTGGAGAACCCGTGGAGGGCAATGTTTGGGGAACCCTAGGAGTGGGTGAGAGAGAAGTCGAGTGGCAGCTCCATCAGGTCCGCTAGACACAAGGTGGATTTATTGTAGCTCAAATTCCTTTTGGCGAATGCGTCCATTAATCTGAAACTGCCTAACGattttttctctttcattcTCTGCCTCTTCGTGTCGTTGCTGAGCAGCTCTAGTTTTATGTTCATCAGTTTGAATTTTTCATCCAGTTCGTCTTCCTCCTGTCTTTGTCCTTTCAGCTCATCCAGTTCATCACCCTTTTTCTTTGTGTGGAGTATGCTGACTCTGAGATCACTCAAACAAGTAGAGTAGCTGCTGCCAGAATGATTTCTAGTGTGAGATCTAGTATTGAGACTAAATGTTTTAGTATGAGTCTTCTTACTATGAGAAATACGGAATCCATGGGACTGCGTAGTCAGCCTTTGTTGTATTGTAGAAATAGTGTATAAATCTTGGGGGGTGCGTTTGCCTTTTAGGTCTAGCCCCTGGGTCTCAGACCTGGCTTTGAGTTTCATCCTCTTTGTACGAGCTAGGTGCTTGGCTAGTTTGTATAGATGGCTTGGGTGATGTTTGAGACATTTGAAATAGTGGCTTTATTGTCCATGTCATGCTGAGTAATGTCGGTGTCACCTCAGGATCCATCAGTGGAGGGAGGTGCTCACTGGGGGTTCATCAGTTCATCAGTAGACCTTGTGTTTGGTTGGAAGTCGGCCATTTTAGGTCACTGTGTGGTGTGTGGCTCAGTTTCTTGTTGTAAGGACCAATTATTGAAGATTTCAGGTTCAACAGGAAGTCCTGCCCATTCAGGGCTGTATTTATAGTGGAAGATTTGAGCTGTTGTTCCACCATGTGGAACAGGGCAAAttaagtttttagtttttaagtgtgtgtgtgtgtgtgtgtgtgtgtgcgcgcgctcgctcgtgtgtgtgcgtgcagtgaGGAGCAATCCCGGTTGGCGGCCCGTAAATACGCCCGTGTGGTTCAGAAACTGGGTTTCCCGGCCCGGTTCCTGGACTTTAAGATCCAGAACATGGTGGCGAGCTGTGATGTGTGTTTCCCTATCAGACTGGAAGGACTGGTTCTGACCCATCAGCAGTTCAGCAGGTGAGCAGCAGGGGCGGAGTCTCTTCAGCTCACATCAGATCAGTGTGTGACCGTGAGACGCTCAGCTcactgacctgtgtgtgtgtgtcccagttATGAGCCTGAGCTCTTCCCAGGGCTCATCTACAGGATGGTGAAGCCTCGGATTGTGCTGCTCATCTTCGTCTCAGGGAAGGTGGTCCTAACTGGTAATCAggttcagcacacacacacacacgcacagtaacacacaccGTTAcccacactgtgtgtgtttcaggagcTAAGGAGCGGGCGGAGATTTATGAGGCATTCGAGAACATTTATCCAATCCTGAAAGGCTTCAGGAAGcagtgaccacacacacacacacactgtgtgtgtctttgtgttagTGTGACGGACCActttgtgttacagtgtgtgtttaacGTCCCCGTCCACAGGAAATAAAGGACAGAAGTCCAGTCACACCTTCTGCTAACAGTCTGTGTGTtggacacacatacacacacatacacacacagtggtATGTGAGTGAAACCAACAGGACTTGATGCTCATATTGTAGATGTTTGAAGGAAGCTCCTGCACTACTAATGCTAACTAGttaggccagtggttctcaaactttgaagcctgcaacccccaaaataaaggtcccagagagcggggacccccactgtagctgaaggtggttgaaacagacatgaacattgaagaacagtcacgtggagacagggccatatataggggaataaaggggagagatttttggggtccatccataaagtcagtaaaatgatggtccattgttctatgaatctgtgataaccacatttatttatctgaataatatccactgttatccaggaagtgatGCTTCGGGTAAACATTTTGTCCACGACCCTTGGAATGTTATCAAAATACACGGCCTCATACTTTAAAAGTGAAATGCAAAGAACAGGAAGCTGAAAATAATTCGCCTTTTgggtcctttttttgtttttacttcctgCTGGTTTTT carries:
- the tbpl2 gene encoding TATA box-binding protein-like 2 isoform X1; protein product: MTPMTPMTPMTPMTDRSGIIPQLQNIVSTVNLGCPLDLKFIALQARNAEYNPKRFAAVIMRIREPRTTALIFSSGKMVCTGAKSEEQSRLAARKYARVVQKLGFPARFLDFKIQNMVASCDVCFPIRLEGLVLTHQQFSSYEPELFPGLIYRMVKPRIVLLIFVSGKVVLTGAKERAEIYEAFENIYPILKGFRKQ
- the tbpl2 gene encoding TATA box-binding protein-like 2 isoform X2 — translated: MTPMTPMTPMTPMTDRSGIIPQLQNIVSTVNLGCPLDLKFIALQARNAEYNPKRFAAVIMRIREPRTTALIFSSGKMVCTGAKSEEQSRLAARKYARVVQKLGFPARFLDFKIQNMVASCDVCFPIRLEGLVLTHQQFSSYEPELFPGLIYRMVKPRIVLLIFVSGKVVLTE